The Acetomicrobium sp. S15 = DSM 107314 genomic interval CAGGTAAGGCGCGAAGATAGCCACAACTCCCAAATAGGCAGAACAGATTATAAAAGAGATAAGAGGTGAATAATATGGCAGTTTATATAGATAAGAATCTGTGCAAAGGGTGCGGACTGTGCATCCACTTTTGCCCGTGGTCATAGATCTGATGGCCGATCCTTACGAGGAGCTGGTGGAGGGCCGATCTACGATAGAGCAGGTCTTGGAATTGGAAGAGCGGCGGTTTGCGCGCACGCTCGAA includes:
- a CDS encoding 4Fe-4S binding protein, yielding MAVYIDKNLCKGCGLCIHFCPWS